The following DNA comes from Myxococcales bacterium.
CGAGATCGACGTCGAGCAACCTCGCCCCGGTCAGCTTCGCGTCCGTCAATGTGCAGCCGGCTGCGTTCACGTCCTCGAGGATCGCACCCGCGAGCGTCGCGTCCGTCAGGGTCAGGCCCGACAGGTCGCAGTTCTTCAGCGAGGCGCCCGCGAGCTTCATGTTGGAGAGTGCCGCGCGGGAGAGATCGACGTTCTCCAGCTTTGCCCCGCTGAGGTTGGCGTCCGAGAGTGACAGCCCCGAGCCGTCGATGTCCTCGAGCCGGGCGCCCGCCAGCTTGGCGTCCGTCAGGACCAGCTTTTCCGCGTCGATGTCCCGGAGCTCGGCATGTGCCAGCTTGGCGTCGGTCAGGGACAGGCTGGAAAAGTCGGCGTTTGCGATGCGGCTCGCCTTGGCGTCGATGTCGTCGACGTCGAGCCCGACGAGGGTGGTGTTCTTGACTCGAACCCGCGACATCGAGCCGCCTTCGAAGCGTGCGCCGTCGAGAGAGGAGGAGGCAAACCGGGCTTGCCCGAGCTCGACGTTGACGAAGCGCGCGCCAAGCAGGCTCTCGCCTTCGAAGCGCCGTGCGCCGTCAGGGGGCTTTGAGGTGTGAGACATAGCTAACGCCTGCGAGCCTCACATGGGTCCGGGCTGCTCGTCCACGGTGGGCAATTCGGCGCGGGTTCGCGCAGCCCACTCCGGCGGGTCACCCGATCTTGGGTCGCCAACCCCCGAGGGCCTTCTCCACGAAGAGCAGCCGGTCTTGCCCCCAGAACACCGAGTCGCCCACGACGAACGCGGGCGCGCCCGGCACACCGCGCGCGATTGCCTCCGCGGTGTTGTCGCGCAGGCTCTGTTTGATCGCGTCCGACGTGGCCGCGGCCACCAAGCTGGGGTCGAGGGCCTGTTCGGCGAGCACGGCTCCGAGGATCGCCGCGTCGGCGATGTCCCGGTCGTCGCGCCACGCGGCATCGAAGAGCGCGCGGCACAGGCGCGCCCCATCCGGCCCCGCGGCGAGGGCGACGCGGAGCGGCAGCACACTGCGGATCGGGAAGTGACTGGGAAGCGCAAGCGCACGCCGCGCTCCACGGCGAACCGCTCGAGGTCCCGCTCGAAATACCTGCGTTTTGCCTCCGGGAAGCTGAAGAGTGGCACGTCGGCAGTGCCGATGGCTCGGAACAGCGCGCCGAGCAAGAACGGACGAAATCGCACGGCCGCGCCGACCCGTGCCGAGAGCGACTCGATGGACGTCGCGGCGAGATAGGCGAACGGGCTCGAGAAGTCGTACCAGAAATCCACGCTCGCCCCGGCGGGCGCGGAGGTTTGCTCGCGAATCGGGGGAGCGCCGCCGAGCGCGCGTTCGACGAAGTCGAGGCGGTCTTGCCCCCAGTACAGCTCAGCATCGACGAAGAACGCCGGAGCTCCGAAGACCCCACGGGTGACGGCCTCATCCGTGCGCGAGCGAAGCTCGTCTTTGTAGTCGTCCGCTCGACGCACCAGAGCTTGGCCGTCGAACCCGACCGAGGTCAGGGCTGCTTCGACGACGGTGGGGTTGGAGAGATCGCGTCCCTCCGCCCAGTAAGCATCGAACAGAGCCCGGCTTGCACGCGGCAGATCGCCGGACGCGAGCGCGGCGCGCAGGGCGAGCACAGTCCGGTTCGGATGTCCCGCGGGCATCACCAGGGGCACGTCCCAGTGTTCGGCCCAGCGAAACATGTCGAGCCCGTTCATGCGCGCGCGTGGGGGGGCGAGGCTTGCCATGGGCTCGCCCCCGAGGGCCTTGAACACACCGCCCAGGAGGAAGGGTTTGTGCACCAGCTCCGCCCCGGTCCGCTCCGCCAGCGCTTCGATCTGCGTCGACGCGAGGTACGCGTAGGGGCAGGAAAAATCGTAGAACCACTCCAAGCGGCGCGTCATCTACCGGGTCTCAGCGCACGGCGTCGGCGTTCGTCGAGTGAGCGCGAGCGCACCTCGCTCTTGCGCCGGGCCCCGAGCACGAGCAACGCGAGCGCGAAGCCCGCGCCGCCAAGCGGACGGCTCGGCCCGGTTGCTCGACAGCTGCACCCGCCCTCGACGTCCTCCGTGGACGGCGCTGCGGATGTGGCAGCGCTGCCGCCGCCGAGCCCCGGCTTCGTTCCGCCCCCGCCGAGCGCGCTGCCGCCTGCACCGATGGCCGCGGAACCGCCGTTCGCGTTGCCGCCCGCGCTCGCGCCGCCCCCGCTGCTCGCGCCGCCCGCGCCCGCGTTCGCGACTACGACTTCTACGTGCAAGGTTGCGCCGAACGCTCCCTTGCCCGTGCGGTCCATGCGGTAGTCGCCGCTGTAGTTGCCCGGCGTCGTGGGTGCCACGAACGCGAGCACCCAGTTCTTTTGTGCGCCGGGTTTGATGCTCTCGGCCGCGCCGAGATCTGCCGGCAGCGTGGCGCCGAGCACGTCGCCGCCGACCTGCGCGAGCGAGTAACCGCCGGCTGTCGACCAGGTCGTGTTGCCGTCGTTGTCGAGCACCCAGCTCTTCTGGAAGTTGGCACCGGGCGCGACAGTGAGGGTGCCGCTCGGTGACTCAGTCGCCAGCTTGCTGCTGTCGACCTCGGGCGGCGTTGGGTTCTCACATTGATCCGCCGGCAGGGCCTTGTAGGCACCCTGGGTCAGCCACAGGCTCGCGCTCGCGCCGCACGAACCGGCGAACGGCTCGAGCGACGTCGCCCCGGAGTTTCTGGGTTCGAAGTGCAGGTGGGGTCCGGTCGAGTTGCCGCTCGAGCCGACCTTGCCCAGGTGGTCCCCACACTTCACCGTGGCCCCGTTTGCGACCACGAGCGACCCGAGCATGAGGTGGCCGTAGGTCGTGGTGTTGCCGTCCGCGTGCTGGAGCCGGACGTAGTTGCCGAAGCCACTGCCACAGCCGCAGTCGCCCGTCGAACAATGGTCCGCGCAGCCGTCGTTCACGAAGATCACCTTGCCGTCCGCGGCAGCCACCGCCCAGCGGCTGCCCGCATCCATGACGGGCCAGCTGCCGATGCCGAAGTCGCTGCCCTTGTGCCCGTTGTAGGTGGTGGTGCCGCAGTTCCAGTCTTTGAGCCCAGCCCCCGTGTCTTCGTCGCGATACGCGGTGACGTACGGTTGGGTCCCCGAGGTGGGGAGCTCCATCGGAAAACGGTACTTCTGCGCGGCTGCCGGTGCGGCAACGAACAGCATCGCAAGCGCGAGGAGTGCGCGTCTCATGGCGCGTCATCCTCCGTCGCCGCGCCGGTCGCGACGTCGACACGCCAGCGCTTGCCGCTACCGTCGTCGTAGTGCAGTGCCCCGTCCGAAAAACTCGGCTCACGCGCTGGAGGGGGGACGAACCCGCTCCAGGGTTTTCCGGCGGCGAGGCCGATGTTGGTGAGCTGCTGGGTTTCGCCGGTGTTCGGCTCGACCACGAAGAGGGACGCGACGGTGGTTCGCCCCGAGACGAAAGTGACGCGCCCGTCGGGCAGCACGAAGGGCAGCTCGTCGAAGCCCGGAGCGGGGGTGAGCGGCGCGCTCGCGCCACTCGCCTCGATGAGCCAGAGATCACTCTCACCCGGATCTCTTCCGGTTCGCGACTCGATGCGTCGACCGTCCGGCAGCGAGACCGGGTGGCCGAGCACACCCTCTGGGTGATGATCGCGTTCTGGCACAGCGGCCAGCGTCTGCTCGACGCGGCCCGGATCAGGGGGCGCCTCGCCGCCGCCGCAGCTGAACAGGGCCGCCGCGATCCACAGCCAGCGACGACGACCCATGGGACCGAGCGTACCTCAGCGCGGCGCCGCAGGCGACCGCTCGGAGCCGGGCGGGGTGTCAGCCGAAGCGCTGACCGCCGATGGTGATGCCCGCCTCGAGCACCACGGCGTACAAACACGGTGCATCCGGCAGCACACGGTACGAGTGGCTGCTTTCTGCCGGCATCTCGTGCCAGTCGCCCGGCCCGACGATGCGGCCCGACGAGTCCCGATAGGCACCGCGAAGCACGAACACTCGCTCGGAGCCGAGGTGTACGTGCTCCGGGAACTCGACCCCGGCCGCAATTTCCACGAGACCGGCGTCGGCACCCGCGAGGGCCGGTCCCGGTTCGAAGTGGAACAGCGCGAGCCCGGGCATCTTGTCGCGCTCCCACCGGTTCGTGTCCTCGGCCGCATCGAACACGGCCCGCACCCGAGCGAGCTCGAGCTCGACCATCTGCGCGAGGCGATCGAAGAAGGGCGCGTAGCGCTCGGCTCCGGTACCAATGCTCGTCAAAAGCCGGGCGCGAGCCTCGGGGCTGGGAGTCGAAGCTGGCAGTCCCGCCGCGAGCGCCACCACTGCCTCGCGCGCGTTCCGGACGGCGTCCGGCCGTACCGCCTCACCATCGAGGGCTTCCCGCACGAAGCTGGGCAGGTCATCGAGCGGCGTGCTCATCCGTCCTCCGGAGAATTCATCACAGCGCGCAGCCGCGAGAGCGCGCTCGCGACCCGCGACTTCACGGTCCCGATCGGGATCCCCACTCGCTCGGCGATCTCGCTCGAGCTCAGGCCCTCGAAGTAACCCAGGTACAGCACGTGCTGGTGATCCTCCGGCAGCGCCACCAGCATCCGCCGCACTCGGGCGTGATCCGGCAGCATCGAGGCGTCGTCCATCGAACTGGCGAGCAACCCGAGGTGCCGGGACTCTTCCATCGGGACTCGGCGGGCGACCTCGGCCGACTTCCGGTAGTCGATGGCTCGGCTTCTGGCCCGGAGCGCCAGCCAGGTGCGCACGCTTCCCCGCTCCGAGTCGTAGTCGGCCGCGCGCCGCCAGGCCTCGAGGAACACGTCGTGGACCAGATCTTCGGCCGCTCCGGCGTCGACCACGATGCGCCGAACCAGGGACAAGAGCAGCGGGGCGTGCAGGTCATACAACAGGCCGATCGCGGCCTGGTCGCCCCGGGCCATCGCCTGGACCCAGGCGGCGTCGTCGGGCTCTTCGCGCGGGTCCGCCACCACCACGCCACCGTACCAAGTCGGTGGGGGGCACGCCACGGGCGACCTCGGGGTCAGGGCGAAGCCCAACACCTCCCCAGTACGAGCGACGAAGCCGTTCGGATCAGAGGTATAGGTGGCATCGCACATGGGATCGAGGTTCCCCGAAGAAATCAGCGTCGAGCTCGGGCTCGACGACGCGGACGACTCCGCGGCTCTCAGAGATCGCGTTGCGCGAGCGCTCGGGGTCGGAGCGGCCGAGCTGCCGGAGCTCGTCGTGCAGAAACGGTCCCTCGACGCCCGCCGGGGGCGGATCCGCTTCCACTTGCTGGTTGGCATCGGGCAAGCCGCGCCGACCGCGCTCGGCGAGCCGCCACCGCGCGAAGTGCAAACACCCGCCCGGGTGATCATCGTGGGGGAGGGCCCGGCGGGCATGTTCGCCGCGTACCAGCTGGCGCGGCGCGGCGTGGCGTCGATCGTCCTCGACCGGGGCAAACAAGTGCAACCGCGCCGGCACGACCTCAAGGCCTTGAATGCGAAGGGTGTGGTGGATCCGGACAGCAACTACTGTTTCGGCGAGGGCGGCGCGGGCACGTACAGCGATGGCAAGCTCTACACTCGCGCGCACAAACGCGGGAACGTCCGGGACGTGCTCGAGGTGCTCGCGCTGGCCGGTGCTCCGAGCTCGATCTTGACCGATGCTCGGCCCCACATCGGCTCCAACCGCCTGCCGCAGGTCGTCACGCAGATCCGCGAGCGGCTCGAGGCTGTCGGTGTCGAATTTCGCTTCGGTGCGAAGGTCACGGAGCTGCTGCTCGAAGAGCGCGGCGGCCGGCGTGCAGTTCGCGGTGTGCAGCTCGCCGACGGCAGTGAGCTCGCAGCGTCGGCGGTGATACTCGCGACGGGCCACTCCGCCCGAGACGTGTTCGCGCTGCTCTCGCGAGCCGGGGTCGCGCTCGAGCCCAAACCCTTCGCGCTCGGCGTCCGCATCGAACACCCGCAGTCCCTCGTCAATCAGATCCAGTACGGCGCTTCTGCTGGACACCCCAAGCTGCCCTCGGCGGCGTATCGCCTCGCGGCGGAGGTTGGGGGACGCGGAGTATTTTCGTTCTGTATGTGCCCCGGCGGCTGGGTGGTTCCCGCGAGCACGGAGCTGGACGGGTTGGTGGTCAACGGCATGAGTCTCGCGCGGCGTGACTCGCCGTACGCCAACTCGGGTCTGGTGGTGGCTGTCGAGCTCGAAGATCTGATCGCCGCGGGCTTCACTGGCCCGCTCGCCGGGGTGGAGTTTCAGCGTCGCATCGAACGAGCGGCGTTCGAAGCGGGTGGCGGCGCGCTGGTCGCGCCGGCGACGCGCGCCACGGATTTCGTCGCCGGGCGCGGCTCGAGCACAGTCCCGAAGTCGTCGTACATCCCGGGGCTGATGGCCGGCAACGTCGCCGAGGTCGTCGACGTTGCTGGCGTTCGCATCGCCGAGCGCATTCGCAGCGCGCTCCGCGCCTTCGAGAAGAGCATGCGCGGATACCTGACCGAGGAGGCCGTGTTGATCGGCGTCGAGTCCCGCACCAGTGGTCCCGTGCGTGTGCCACGCCACCCCGAGACCCTCGAGGCCGTCGACCTGGCGGGGCTGTACCCGGCGGGCGAGGGCGCGGGCTTCGCGGGTGGTATCGTCAGCGCGGCCGTCGACGGCCTGCGCATCGGCGAGGCCGTTGCGTCGCGGGTCGATGTAGCGGGTTGAGCGCGGCACCTAAAGCGCCGCGGGGTTCGGCCCAGCGCGTCGCCGCCGAAAGCACAGCAGCGCCAGAGCCCCAAGCCCCGCGGCGAACGCCCACGCCGTTCCACTGCCCGAGCTGCCTGCGACGAAACAACCACAGCCGCTCGATGAGCCACCGTCGTCGTTTTTCGTTCCACCGGTGCCTGCGCTGCTGGTGCCACCGGCGCCGCCGCTCGTGACGCCGCCGGCTCCGGTCGCGCCCCCGGTGCCAGGGACGCCGCCGCTGCCGAAGCCGCCCTTGAACGCCAGCGCCAGGGCCCAGTGTTTGGAGAGATCGGCTTGCCACTCGTACGCGCCCACGTCGGGGCCCGCTCCGGACGGACGCGGCGCGAGATCGAAATCGTCGGCGGGCGCCGTCGGGCCGTCGGCGGCGTCGATCAGCGCCGAGCCCGCCTTCAGCATGAAGTCCGCGCCCGGCAGCGTGGCGGACGGGTTCACGAACAGCGCGCTCGCCGCTGCGGGCAAGGGGATCATCACCGGCGGCGCTGCCTCGGCGTAGTCCTGCCCTTCGAAGTAGTTGGCCTTGGCGACCATGCTGCCCACGGGATCGGGCATGCGGTAGCCGAAGCCGCTCGCTTGCACCGCCAGGAAGGCGTTGCCGGTGACCACCACCGACGCATCCGCCTTCTGGCAGCCGCGGATCGAAAAGGCATGGTCGCTCGCGTCGTAGACCGTGTTGTTCACCACGCGCAGGTTCTTCATGTCCGGCGCTTCGTCTTCCAGTCGCGCCGCGATGCCCTGGTTCGAACCGAGGATCAGGTTGTTCTCCACGAAGGTCCCGGGGCCGGCGTAGATGGCGACGTTCGAGTGCCCCGCCTGCGCAGCGGCACTGCCCACGATCAGGTTTCTGCGGATCACGTTGGCGTCGCCCGCGTTCTGATAGTGCGCGGCGCCGGCGCCATACGAGGTGATGCCGTAGTTCTCGGTCTGCCCCGACACCCCGCGCGGGCAGGCGTAGAGCACGTTGTCTTCCATCGTGCTGGCGTACACGCCGTACATGAACTTCAGGCAGTCACCCTCTTGCCCCGTCGTGTCGTGAATCAGGTTCCGCCTGAGCACGATGTGGTGAACGTTCTTGGTCGCCGACCCCGCGCTGAACCCGCCTGCGGTGAACGCTTGCCCGCCGTTGTTCCCGTCGCCAGTGTTGGTGCCGGTGTGGTGGATCTCGTTGTTCTCGATCAGAATGTCATGCACGTCGCTCTGGGTCTGGATCTGGATCCCGATCCCGGTCACGTCCTCGATCAGGTTGTCGGAGATGACAATGTCGTTCACTCCGGAGTCGATCAGGATCCCGGCCTGGGTGTCGGAGCCCTTGGCCGACAGGTGCAGGTTCATCAGCGTGATGAAGGCGCAGCCAGTGCGGAGCCGCACCGCTTCTTGATAAGCATCGGTGTTCGCGATCACGTGCGGGAGTTTTCCGCTCGCGTCCGCCTTGCCGATGATGGTGATGGGCTGGGCCTGGGTGCCCGCAATGCCGGCGCCGCCCGAGTGCTGCAGATCCAGGTCGATGCCCGAGTAGTCACCGGGCAAGAGCGTGAGGGTGTCGCCAGGCTTCAAGGCGTCGAGCTGCGCGGCCACCTCGGCCTGGGAGACCCCCGGCGAGAGTGTGTATTCGGCGGCGAGCGCGCGGCCGGTTCCGAGGACGACGAGCAGAGCCGAGAGCCCCGCGCCGAAGCACTTTTGCATGCCGCCATGCTACGCGAAGCCTGCGCCGCGCCCAGGGCTTTTGCCGCGTTGCTGGCGCTCCTGCACTCTGCCCGCAAGCTGCGGCGCCCAGCCCGAGGTCCGCGAGTACCGCTGGGTGGCGCGGCGCGTCGGGGTTAGGCTCTCGCAATGGACAGCTTCGAGCCCGGTTCGGTGTTTCGAGACTTCCGCATCGAGCGACGGTTGGCGGACGACGCCGGGAACGCCCTCTACGCCGTAAAGCGCTTGGGCGAGCAAGCAGCGCTGCGAGTCTACGCTTCATTTGGCGCCCTCGATGGCTCCGAGTCCGGCAAGCTGACCGAGGCGGCCCTCGCGGGTGCGGCGGTCGGCAGTGTGCACGTGCCCAGCGTGAAGCTCTGCGGCATCGACTCCGCCACGGGGCTCGCGTGGGTCGCGCTGGGCTCGTTGGAGGGGCAATCACTGGCGGGGCTCCTGGCGCGCGGAACGAGCTTCGACTCCGCCTCCGCGTTGAGCATCGTTCGCCAGGTGGCGGAGGCCTTGGGCAGCGCCCACGCGACGGGCCAGGCTCACGGAGAGCTCACGCCCGCGAGTGTGTTCATCGGCGAAGTTCCCGGTGCCGACGGAGCCCCTGCCGTCAAGCTGCTCGATCTGGGTAGTTTGCGCTGGTTGAACGAACACCGGCAGGGCGGCCACCTCGGCTCCCCCGAGTGGCGTGCACCGGAAGAGCACCAGCAGGGCGCAGCGCCAAGTCCCCACGCCGATGTCTGGGCGCTCGGGCTGCTCGCATTCCGGCTGCTCACCGGTCACAGCTACTGGAATGCTCCGGACGGCGGCGCGGTGGTGAACGAGATCACGGCCGAGCCGCTCCCCAGCGCGACGAAGCGTGTCCGCGATCTGAACCTCACGGCGACCCTGCCCGAGGGCTTCGACGAGTGGTTCGCCGGCGCGGTCACGCGGGATCTAGGCCGGCGTTTTGCGAACGCAGGCGACGCTGCGCGCGCTCTCCGGGGACTCACCAACAGCAGCGATGCGCCTGGACGACCCGTTGGCGCCCCGCCCTGGGGCAGCGGCTCTCCCACGCCCTGGGCGGCCGGCGCCGTGGCAGGAACCAATCCCGCAGCCGCATCCCCAGCACGTTACGGTCCAGCCGAGCCGTCAGCACCCCGTGCACCCTACGGCTACGGTGCGCCTGGGGCAGGCCCATTCCGCGAGCTGCCCGACGCCGCGGCCCAACAGGCGAGCGATCGCTCGGGTGCGGGACTGGCCATCGGCTTGATCGTGGGCGCGTTGGTGCTCGTTGGAGTCCTGGCGTTCGGTGCCCTGACGGGCTTCGTGATGTACACCCGAGCCAGGAAGCCCCTCGCCACGCCAAAAGCCACGGCGACGGCCACGGCATTTGCCGTTGCGGTTCCGGCCGGCCACGACTCGGCCCCGATCCCGGTTCTGGCTTCGGACCCCATCTGGGGAAACAACACCGCACCGGTCACCATCGTCGAGTTCTCCGATCTGGAGTGCCCGTTCTGCGCACGCGCCCACACCACGCTCGAACAGGTCAAGACCAGCTACGGACCGACTCAGCTCAGGCTGGTGATGAAACACAACCCGTTGCCGTTTCACAAGCAGGCGCGTCCCGCGGCAGAGGCCGCGGAGCGGGTGCTGCGCGCCGGTGGCAGCGGCGCGTTCTGGCAGTTCGTCGATCGCGCGTACGCTGACCGCACTGGGTTGAACGACGCGAACTTCGCAACCTGGGCCGCGGCGGCCGGCGCCAACATGACCACGTACGAGTCGCTGGTCGCTTCCCCGAGTGTCGCCGCCAAGATCGAAAGCGACATGGCTCTCGCCAAGCGCATCGGCGCCCGGGGAACGCCGACGTTCTTCATCAATGGCAAGGCGCTCAAGGGCGCTCAACCGCTCACCAAGTTCCAGTCCGTGATCGACGAGCAGCTGGCGGAGGCCAAGAAGCGGATCGCCGCTGGGGCCGCACCGGAGCAAATTTACCCGACGCTGACCCGCGAG
Coding sequences within:
- a CDS encoding FAD-dependent oxidoreductase; the encoded protein is MGSRFPEEISVELGLDDADDSAALRDRVARALGVGAAELPELVVQKRSLDARRGRIRFHLLVGIGQAAPTALGEPPPREVQTPARVIIVGEGPAGMFAAYQLARRGVASIVLDRGKQVQPRRHDLKALNAKGVVDPDSNYCFGEGGAGTYSDGKLYTRAHKRGNVRDVLEVLALAGAPSSILTDARPHIGSNRLPQVVTQIRERLEAVGVEFRFGAKVTELLLEERGGRRAVRGVQLADGSELAASAVILATGHSARDVFALLSRAGVALEPKPFALGVRIEHPQSLVNQIQYGASAGHPKLPSAAYRLAAEVGGRGVFSFCMCPGGWVVPASTELDGLVVNGMSLARRDSPYANSGLVVAVELEDLIAAGFTGPLAGVEFQRRIERAAFEAGGGALVAPATRATDFVAGRGSSTVPKSSYIPGLMAGNVAEVVDVAGVRIAERIRSALRAFEKSMRGYLTEEAVLIGVESRTSGPVRVPRHPETLEAVDLAGLYPAGEGAGFAGGIVSAAVDGLRIGEAVASRVDVAG
- a CDS encoding cupin domain-containing protein translates to MSTPLDDLPSFVREALDGEAVRPDAVRNAREAVVALAAGLPASTPSPEARARLLTSIGTGAERYAPFFDRLAQMVELELARVRAVFDAAEDTNRWERDKMPGLALFHFEPGPALAGADAGLVEIAAGVEFPEHVHLGSERVFVLRGAYRDSSGRIVGPGDWHEMPAESSHSYRVLPDAPCLYAVVLEAGITIGGQRFG
- a CDS encoding right-handed parallel beta-helix repeat-containing protein — translated: MQKCFGAGLSALLVVLGTGRALAAEYTLSPGVSQAEVAAQLDALKPGDTLTLLPGDYSGIDLDLQHSGGAGIAGTQAQPITIIGKADASGKLPHVIANTDAYQEAVRLRTGCAFITLMNLHLSAKGSDTQAGILIDSGVNDIVISDNLIEDVTGIGIQIQTQSDVHDILIENNEIHHTGTNTGDGNNGGQAFTAGGFSAGSATKNVHHIVLRRNLIHDTTGQEGDCLKFMYGVYASTMEDNVLYACPRGVSGQTENYGITSYGAGAAHYQNAGDANVIRRNLIVGSAAAQAGHSNVAIYAGPGTFVENNLILGSNQGIAARLEDEAPDMKNLRVVNNTVYDASDHAFSIRGCQKADASVVVTGNAFLAVQASGFGYRMPDPVGSMVAKANYFEGQDYAEAAPPVMIPLPAAASALFVNPSATLPGADFMLKAGSALIDAADGPTAPADDFDLAPRPSGAGPDVGAYEWQADLSKHWALALAFKGGFGSGGVPGTGGATGAGGVTSGGAGGTSSAGTGGTKNDDGGSSSGCGCFVAGSSGSGTAWAFAAGLGALALLCFRRRRAGPNPAAL
- a CDS encoding peptidoglycan DD-metalloendopeptidase family protein; this translates as MRRALLALAMLFVAAPAAAQKYRFPMELPTSGTQPYVTAYRDEDTGAGLKDWNCGTTTYNGHKGSDFGIGSWPVMDAGSRWAVAAADGKVIFVNDGCADHCSTGDCGCGSGFGNYVRLQHADGNTTTYGHLMLGSLVVANGATVKCGDHLGKVGSSGNSTGPHLHFEPRNSGATSLEPFAGSCGASASLWLTQGAYKALPADQCENPTPPEVDSSKLATESPSGTLTVAPGANFQKSWVLDNDGNTTWSTAGGYSLAQVGGDVLGATLPADLGAAESIKPGAQKNWVLAFVAPTTPGNYSGDYRMDRTGKGAFGATLHVEVVVANAGAGGASSGGGASAGGNANGGSAAIGAGGSALGGGGTKPGLGGGSAATSAAPSTEDVEGGCSCRATGPSRPLGGAGFALALLVLGARRKSEVRSRSLDERRRRALRPGR
- a CDS encoding DsbA family protein; translated protein: MLPLRVALAAGPDGARLCRALFDAAWRDDRDIADAAILGAVLAEQALDPSLVAAATSDAIKQSLRDNTAEAIARGVPGAPAFVVGDSVFWGQDRLLFVEKALGGWRPKIG
- a CDS encoding pentapeptide repeat-containing protein; this encodes MSHTSKPPDGARRFEGESLLGARFVNVELGQARFASSSLDGARFEGGSMSRVRVKNTTLVGLDVDDIDAKASRIANADFSSLSLTDAKLAHAELRDIDAEKLVLTDAKLAGARLEDIDGSGLSLSDANLSGAKLENVDLSRAALSNMKLAGASLKNCDLSGLTLTDATLAGAILEDVNAAGCTLTDAKLTGARLLDVDLADAVLEDANLSGARLRNVDLRNVVLEDCNISGLTLDGIRIDELWEKARAERGSGTQRKS
- a CDS encoding thioredoxin domain-containing protein codes for the protein MDSFEPGSVFRDFRIERRLADDAGNALYAVKRLGEQAALRVYASFGALDGSESGKLTEAALAGAAVGSVHVPSVKLCGIDSATGLAWVALGSLEGQSLAGLLARGTSFDSASALSIVRQVAEALGSAHATGQAHGELTPASVFIGEVPGADGAPAVKLLDLGSLRWLNEHRQGGHLGSPEWRAPEEHQQGAAPSPHADVWALGLLAFRLLTGHSYWNAPDGGAVVNEITAEPLPSATKRVRDLNLTATLPEGFDEWFAGAVTRDLGRRFANAGDAARALRGLTNSSDAPGRPVGAPPWGSGSPTPWAAGAVAGTNPAAASPARYGPAEPSAPRAPYGYGAPGAGPFRELPDAAAQQASDRSGAGLAIGLIVGALVLVGVLAFGALTGFVMYTRARKPLATPKATATATAFAVAVPAGHDSAPIPVLASDPIWGNNTAPVTIVEFSDLECPFCARAHTTLEQVKTSYGPTQLRLVMKHNPLPFHKQARPAAEAAERVLRAGGSGAFWQFVDRAYADRTGLNDANFATWAAAAGANMTTYESLVASPSVAAKIESDMALAKRIGARGTPTFFINGKALKGAQPLTKFQSVIDEQLAEAKKRIAAGAAPEQIYPTLTRENFNSPESPPPAEAKPDPDQLWYVPVNDDEPQLGPRDALVTLVEFGDFQCPFCKRLEPTLKQLRQEYGNDLRLVWKDNPLPFHKRAEPAARLARVIYDKRGNKAFWTAHDLLFDSQPRLEDDDLSRIASAAGTSFGAVQAAMTAPAVARRIQASQALAADVKATGTPSCFINGRVLTGAQPLSKFKELVDQELAAARRLVEAGTPRADVYKTIIGKGERGSPFEFKEVTLPTRSVPIRGRASARVTLHVFSDFQCPFCARVEPTLDEVLKRYPDQVRIAWHDLPLAMHNNAARAAEAAREVQAQRGDAAFWLFHDRLFKEQRDPGALGPEHLESVAVSLGCNRSSFAQALDTGRHTARVKEDSDAAVRAGISGTPSFLLASHGKSSGRFYYLSGAQPLSKFERVIDAALAE
- a CDS encoding sigma-70 family RNA polymerase sigma factor, whose translation is MCDATYTSDPNGFVARTGEVLGFALTPRSPVACPPPTWYGGVVVADPREEPDDAAWVQAMARGDQAAIGLLYDLHAPLLLSLVRRIVVDAGAAEDLVHDVFLEAWRRAADYDSERGSVRTWLALRARSRAIDYRKSAEVARRVPMEESRHLGLLASSMDDASMLPDHARVRRMLVALPEDHQHVLYLGYFEGLSSSEIAERVGIPIGTVKSRVASALSRLRAVMNSPEDG